In Eretmochelys imbricata isolate rEreImb1 chromosome 14, rEreImb1.hap1, whole genome shotgun sequence, a genomic segment contains:
- the CDC42EP4 gene encoding cdc42 effector protein 4: MPILKQLVSNSAHSKRRSRADLTAEMISAPLGDFRHTMHVGRAGDAFGDTSFLNSKAGEPESPEELGSSKPGLLSRKFRSSKRSQSVTRGDRRDMLGSLRDSAIFVKNAVSLPQLTEKEADKSAGKLPKSLSSSPVKKAPEEAAAPVEKPRPNGAATRPQSPGLDERDFGDLADLPVVVPKSSYGMKHAESIMSFHIDLGPSMLGDVLSIMDKDQWDQDEDFGAMVPEEPQRDGGPTRIPAAHRLSQERKPLPDSLLMAPACQDESRAVAYSLDSARSQGSRDSSSVSSCTAQGREEHRPSPERQSYGIPDGARHGPPKQHNREFSFADEEDDEIRV, encoded by the coding sequence ATGCCGATCCTGAAGCAGCTCGTCTCCAACTCGGCCCACTCCAAGCGGCGCTCACGGGCGGATCTGACGGCTGAGATGATCAGCGCCCCGCTGGGCGACTTCCGCCACACCATGCACGTGGGCAGAGCCGGGGACGCCTTCGGGGACACCTCCTTCCTCAACAGCAAGGCCGGCGAGCCGGAGTCCCCCGAGGAGCTGGGCTCCTCCAAGCCCGGCCTGCTGTCCCGCAAGTTCCGCAGCAGCAAGCGGTCGCAGTCGGTGACGCGCGGCGACCGGCGGGACATGCTGGGCTCCCTGCGGGACTCGGCCATCTTCGTGAAGAACGCTGTCTCCCTGCCTCAGCTCACCGAGAAGGAGGCCGACAAAAGCGCCGGGAAGCTGCCCAAGAGCCTTTCCTCGAGCCCTGTCAAGAAGGCCCCGGAGGAGGCGGCTGCCCCGGTGGAAAAGCCGCGCCCCAACGGTGCAGCCACCCGCCCTCAGAGCCCCGGCCTGGATGAGCGCGATTTTGGGGACCTGGCGGACTTGCCCGTCGTGGTGCCGAAGAGCAGCTATGGCATGAAGCATGCCGAGTCCATCATGTCCTTCCACATCGACCTGGGGCCCTCAATGCTGGGGGACGTCCTGAGCATCATGGACAAAGACCAGTGGGACCAGGACGAAGACTTTGGCGCCATGGTACCTGAGGAGCCCCAACGGGATGGAGGCCCTACCCGGATACCTGCAGCCCACCGGCTCAGCCAGGAAAGGAAGCCCCTGCCAGATTCCCTGCTGATGGCGCCAGCCTGCCAGGATGAGAGCAGGGCCGTGGCCTACAGCCTGGACTCTGCCCGGAGCCAGGGCAGCAGGGACAGCAGTTCGGTTTCTAGCTGCACAGCACAGGGGCGGGAGGAGCACCGCCCATCTCCCGAAAGGCAGAGCTACGGGATCCCAGATGGCGCCCGGCACGGCCCCCCCAAACAGCATAACAGAGAGTTCTCCTTCGCGGATGAGGAGGACGACGAAATCAGAGTGTAG